A segment of the Trifolium pratense cultivar HEN17-A07 linkage group LG7, ARS_RC_1.1, whole genome shotgun sequence genome:
TCTATCTCCGTCATTTATTCTGTCATTCCGTTCATGGTCTCGACGATTACCACGATCATCTCTCAATCGGCCCTCCATACCCAACCTTCGATTTAAAGGCTTGTTGTCCTTCTACAAATTGAGAGGGAAAAAAAACAGAAAGGACCATAACAATTAGAAATGAGGGTAGATTATAATATTCAAAAGAAATACAATGCTAAGCTTTAAGACAAAGGTTGACATAAATTCCTTAAGGTTGATGCATCAGATTATCTGCAATCATGGATATACAGCATAGTAAGgaaactataaaaaaatcacTGTTTGACGAGCTGTTCAGAACCCATGGTTCTGAAATGCCAAATTGAGGATAAACTGCTACCAAAACATGAACATCAAAAGGTTCTCAAATATATGACCATAAAGAGTTTTATCAAATCATGCATCGATAGATACAGTGGCCTACCTGAGGTTGCTGCATGACAGGCTTTCCACCAGGAGCATCTGGATCACTAAAACAGTAGTAAGGCCACTATAAGTGATATTTTCACCAATATTCGCAATACTAACCACAAAACAAAAGAAGTCTTAGTTATTACTTACTTCATGTAATTTTGAGTATAGAGATCCTCACGCAATTTTGAAGTTTGTTCAAGAGCAAGCTCTGGGTGTTTTAGCTTCAGATGTTTATACACAAATTCAGCAGCATGAAAAAGCTTTGTGCAGCCTTTAGCTCCACAACCATATTTCCATCCATATTTTTCATCCCTGATTTTTCTAATATATGGATCCAACACTTCAACTGCTGCAGCTTCTATTTTCTCCTTAGCAGCCATTACTTCCAATGGATCCTGACCATTCAACCTTCCCTGCCAAAATGAGTCAAGTTTCTTCTCCCATTCAGACCCTGAGTTACCTGTTTCTGCATGCCCTGTTCTTTCTGGCCTCACATGCCTAAAACCCTTAGCGTCAGTAGTCTCAATCAGGCCATAGTAATCTACACCATGAATCCGCCACAGATATGTAATAAGTGTGTCCAAAAGTTCAACACCTTCTAAACTCTTAACAGATGTTAGGCCTCGTATAATGATTGTGGGACCCGCAGATCCACTATGAGACTTATCATCAGCTTTACTGTGATCACTGCTGCATAAAATATTATCTCCAATCCCCTTTTCAGTGTCAAGCTTGTGAACAAGGGACTGTGCCTGTTGAACATCTGCTTGTATTCTTTTAGGTTCAGAACTGATAGGATGAGTCATTGGAGCAGCTGAGAAATCACTTTGTTTATTAGAACCCCTTCCATGTCTTCTTCGTTTGCCATCCGCTTCCTCGTCTGAATTTGGCTCGCTAGCTTGCCCTGATTTGCTGGATGAAGAGGCACTTAAACCCGGATTTCTGCATTGATTTGTAACACAAAATATGCATAAGCATGAAAAAGAAAGGCCAGACTGAGAAAAGAACAAACAAGGGCAAGTAAAAGAGAGGACAAGAACTTACATATCTAATGTTCCACTTTGCAAATCAAGCAAAAAATCCTTTGCCAGCTGTCGAGCACTTTCATTCCTCCTAAAATATATGAAGTAATAAAAATTAGAATCCAACTATCTATGAGTAAGCATCCCCGCCAACAAATATGACCCATAAATATTAATAACTGTAAGACTGATATAAAATTACCTTTCAATGACAGTAAGCAAATTTGTTGGATGATATTTATCTTTCAACCTATATAAAAAAGTACAACAAGAAATGGAAAAGAACATCAGCTTGTGTGAACTTGCAAAAATATGGCAATCCGTAATCTCATCATCGTACATATTTGAAGATTGAAAACTATAAATTTTTAGAGAACACAAAGACACATACCACTCCTCATCCTTATGAGCATTGAAATAAGCTCTCTTTTGGGTAGAAATGTACTCTGTTCTGTATTCTTGATACCTAGAAAAAATCAATAAGAAGTCATTTGTCAACGAAGATCTGAAAATTTCCTACATAACTTGAATTCTCAGACATAATGAAAAAGATTATTTTCGACAACCTACCTACGTTCTGCTTCAGTTGGTAGTATATCATCCTCAAGCTCCTGAATGAATTGTTTATAGGACATCAACCCTTCTCTAAAACAGGTCATAATTATACTAATGTTAACAAGTTTTGCCAGAAAGATCAATTATTAGACAAGGTAAAATAAAGACAACTTAGAATCAttgaacaaataataatataggaGTAATCATTGTTTTCAATAAGTGTTACTTTCATTATTAACTGAGGAAACTCAGTTGTAGACACACTTGGGTATTAAAGTATTGCAAGTAGATATTTAGAGCTGAACACATAAACAACTGTTCTATAAGTAGAAGCAGAAAAACAGAGAAATAAAAGCAAGACAAAAATAATGCAATGGGTGCTCCTTAAGTTCTGGATAAAGATCTTAACTGTAAAAATATGAAAACGAACTTTGTTAAAGTTCTTTTAAACAGTTCGTTCAACATGAGTTGATTAATACaacaatgaaaattaaaatcacGACatgaaattatataatattggaATTTTTAAGGGAATTTCCGATTTTGTTACATTGAGATATCAATGAAACCCAACCGGTACCAAAGATATTATGCATTATGCCAATAGCTGATACTCTGTATCAATCCCAACCCAATCAACAACAGTAATCTCAGCAGCCCATTATCTCTATTCAGCTGCCTATATTGCTCTCAATATATTTTGCACGCAAAAATGAATATTGGATACGGTGTATTCACCGATGGCATAACGAAGATCATGTTTGTTGATGGTAATGATATAACTTTCTATATGCTAAAGAGCATGCTAAGTCAAGGGAAACATGTGATGTGATACAGCACTGCTGTTCTTTGATATGGAATTAGGAGGAACCCACAAACAGTACGTGGTGAATTAAAATTACAAGTAAAAGGAGCTATGCAAAAGCAGTTTTTAGTTTTGAAAATATCTACTCCGAATTTTCCAGAAGATGACAAGTAGCTTAAATAAGATATCAGATATGGTCAAGAAAGGCAATGCCAAGAAAAGTTGGTGAAATCTAATTTGGGAATCTGTTAACAGCCATATATAACCAATATGGAGATCCAGTCAACATTGTATCTAGACTTCCATAGAAAATATCATTCCCTAAAAACATCTGTTGGATATAAAGACAACAATTTGGAGGTAATATTGATTCACCAAACAGTACAACTAACTGAGAGAAAATTAGAAACCTGACCTTTGTGCACCACCACTTGGCAAGTCTGCATAACCACGATTGTATTCCATATCTGTAAAGATAAGTACTAAAAACATAAGCACATCTAAATAATAGAAATGCCGTTATCAGTCTTAGGATCAAATTCAGAAGTCAGAACAAGGGAACTATGAAAAGCTGTGTTAACTGTAGAAGAATACAGCTCATAAGCTATACTACAAAACTACCCACAATTAAGAGAAGAaactgatattttagagaatcaATTTGGTTGTAATACgcagtgttgtcaaatatcaGCCATGGCAGGTTGCGGTGGAAGATTTTTTTGACAACCGCTGTGGGTAATTTGTGAAGGATGGCGACACCAGGATATGGCGTTCAAAATGGTTTTGTCAAATATCAGCCATGgaaatcatatatattttgcatagTTAGATGAAAGGTATCagataaaacataaatatatacaCATTGATTTCTTTTACCAAGAAAAGGCCTGTGATTGGGAGAAGAAAGGATCTAATGGAAGATGGTATACGATCCAATGCCTCAAAGCATGTGTTTTGTAGATGATATAGTTCTATTAAACAATTCAAGAGatataattaaaaacaaatattctgAATATATTGCTAATAGGTCCATTTGGGTATGGCTGATTACACACAGTAAACAGCTGCATTCTGACACTTGACTTTTTCCAGAGGGTTTTAACACTGCTGCTTCATCCATTCAAATATGAAGGCAGAAAATCTACCTAATAGGCTGTACTTCCTTCTCTACATTGTGGAACTTTGTTGATTGCTTCAACATTCAGATCCTGTTAGTTGTTTTGTGATGTGGAGGTAAGGTTGAAAAGATGTACTTTGTACATCATTCTTCTCTAGAGATAACAATGTGTGCTTATCATTGTTGACTTGTGGTCTTCACTGTTCTCTGATTAATTGTTAGGTGAGAATGGTAAAATTAGGGATTTTGGCTTTTCATTTGAAATTAGGTATCTTCTGCTTGATTGATGTAGGTCATCGGGTTTCGTGCAAAAGTTGGAAGAACATTACCAATTAACACACAATGCAGATAACAACACTCAATGCATAACCATGAAAACTAAGAatactaattaattattatgcatatatatatattcttatcCAAATGCAATAGGTAATCAGTATAATTTAGTTCAAATAAAACAAGAATTAATGCTTTGTCATACATGAAATGTAATGACGGAAAAAAGGAAAAACCCAAGTAATTAGCATCTACTAACATACCAGAGATCCCATTTTGATATCCTGCTGCAGAACGATTTTCAAACCTACCATAAGACCTGTCATCAGCATAACCACCTCTTCCACCCCTATCATTACCACCTCTTCCACCCCTATCATAACCACCTCTTCCACCCCTATCATAACCACCTCTTCCACCCCGATCATAACCGCCGTAATGATCATATCCAGATCTGCTGTAATCAAATGATGAAGACACGGTCAAATAAAGCATAAAATCTATAATTTAGGGGAATAGACGAAGGAAATAGAAGTAAATGAACTAAGTTCAGCTAACTAACAGAAACTAACTCATTGAACATTGTTATCAAAAAGATTTTTCTACAATGAGAACAGACATGACACTAAACCATTCTTCATATTAACAACTCATCCTCAAATATTCAAACTTTCTGTAAAATGTGCGTCCATTTGAATCCATGTCAATAGTGaaatttatattattcaataattaaaatatcagaaattataaattataaaagaaaattatcacATTAAGTGCATCAGAACTAtgtcaacaaaaacaaaaaaattatttgatgtcaGCAATTTTTCtgatttcattttctattttcacttttaattcTAAAATTATCACAttgttttcaaatatttttacacaaaatCATTGAAATCAGAAAACTAAGTAAAATGTGGTATTTTTTCAACCAAAAAGCTTCaatcaaaatatgaaaaacaCTAGAttcattttttagtttattctcatgacacaaatataaaatacCAATACATAGTTCAAAATtcttcaaaacaaattgaaattttatcaGTTTTTTCATGCACCGAAAATCAAATTCTAAGAAACAGAAACAATTTTACGCTAAGAAATTCAGAATTGAAAATTAGAAACAGCAGAACAATGACAAATTCTACACATTGCAATTTTACGCTAACCTATCATCAGGTCCATAACCGCCACGGGGACTGCCACCTCTCCTGGAGCGCTTGTAATTATAATGCGGAGGCGATCTTCGAGGCGGTGGAGAATATCGGCGGTCACGATACGGAGGACTGGGACTACGCCTACGCTTGAAGTCTCTATCTCTATCCCTTGGCGGCGGAGACATGTTACGTTCATAATAATCGCGGCGATTAGGAGGACGATCGAAATCTCTATCGTCTCTGCGATAGTCCCTACGGCGATAGGAGGAATGTGGAGGAGGGTGAGAATGTGGAGGGAGATCGGAATCGGCGGCGGAAGAGGAgggaggaggtggtggtggaggagggGCGGAGGAGGTTGGGGATTTGTCGAGGGAATCGGAGGGAATGTTGGTGATAACTTCTGCCATTGGGAATTGGGGGAAAACCCTAACGAATCAAATGAGTGTGTGCGCTTAGGTTTGGTTTGTTAGAATTTTGTATTGAGTTATCAGTGTTTTGGTGGAAAACTGAAACAAGCTTCGAAACTGAACCTGCACAGTGATTACATTATATATTGTGGGGCTATGCTGCTTCACCAGCTTAGAGAATGTTAAGACTTAAAGTTAAGACCATAGTGaatattatgaatatttttatctgaattttgattattttttttaaccttttttttttttgttcaaacgtcctaaatataagataatttttattttttaaattcattaagaatctaatgtatctggtTCATAATATGGTCCAAATAAATTATAttctcaatgaatttaaaaaataaattttcacttatatttaGGACGGGAGGGAGTATCATGTTAGCATTGGCTGCCTAGTGTAAGGTGGCAACCTTTACTATTAAGGTACAAttctatatttaaaaaaaatactcgtaTAATATAGtatcaaacatatcttttaatccttaccaaaaaaaaatcttttaatcttattataataataataaaaaaacaacttttaaccttttttaaaaaaaaaattaagatttaccaaacaactttaattttaattttaaaactattataTTATTTCTAGCTTTGTGGTTAAAAGAACTTCTACGCCTAAAAAACAACTACGCCAAACGGTACCTAAATAGTAGAGATCCGACTTAAAAAgtcacaaaattataaaaacactatatatatggctaaaaattatatataaaaaaaacattataggGGTCTGAAAAAAACTATATGGTATATAAAAACACTAATtcgaaaacataaaataaaaagtctcaatatttttttattttttaaacttaaaGTTGTTGAAGTCTTTCTTGCTGTCTTTCATGTTACAAGCAAGACTTGCTGGTTTTGTACCGATAGCAATTAGAATGATCATATGAAGAATATACAATATGAAGACTTGATTGATGAATTTGTTTCATAAAAATGTCagaaaggattttttttttaagttagaAAGTATTATGTTGTGTTAAAGATtagaatatgaatattttttttacccaaAAATAAAGAATATGAATATATTATACGATAGTTATAAGGATgactatttttatgttattaatgttatttacaatttaaattagGGTTATTCTTTGTgaattttttgagtttttatattaaggggttcgtttaaaatatttaaagttgGGCCTCCAAATAATTGAGGCCGACCGTGCATGTGAATTCCTGAATGTATCGAAATTACAAATGCAtttctagtatctcttttgttATAGTAATTTTATGTACTTACATTGACCAatgaaaaaaacatatttgtgaACTAAATTCactatataaaaacaaatttaatgacaaaaatgactaataaaataaacatttgTGGATATATTTACAATTTATGTATATTCAAGGATGAATGTGACAACAAGTTAGCTTTTATGTTTCTCAATTGAATTTCCAAACAAGCTAGTTTTAGCATGAGATGAAAATGCAGTAGTCCCTAATTggtatagaaaaaaaattagacggCACAATTTCATTGTGTAGTTTTTGTAATATTCGCATTGGGTTACTGGAATTTTGTCAATATCATCGTCGATTCAAACATGCACATCTGTTAAGTACTCTTCTTTCCTATAATGTTTCCTTGTTGtaataaaacttaaaaaaaaaaaactcaaaacataGAAAATAAATGCTTAGTATATTAAGAAACCATAACACACCATGAAGTTTATGTTTAGATTTGCAGTGAATTAAACAAAGTTATAGTAAACTATTGTAATTTTGTAAAAGTTACACTTTAgaatttcaacaaaatcatgGTGAACCACGGTGATCATTTTGTCAAATTTACCGTGaattataaataaacaataaaactATTATGGGCGAAGAGTCGAGAGGACTACATCTTGAAGAGAGCTATCTCTTTGCATAGCAGCTTTGAATTCATCAAAGGTAACTTTTCCATCATTATTGGCATCCATTAAGTCAAAAATCTCATCCAATTTCCCAGGTTCAGTGATATCAGTTGGAAGACAATCATATGGCAAAGCCTGTTTAATGAGTTTATATTAATTagtgttaaaaaaatgaaagtgaaaAGATAAAGCCAATTATATTGATTGAGAGAAGTGTGTATTACTCTGAGCATAGATGCTACTTCTTCCTTGCTGATGCATCCAGATCTATCTGTGTCATACATCTGTTtgacaaagaaaaaagagaggCTAACGACCTCAATACGTATGTTATGACAAtcaagatatttttatattattgcaTTTGACACTTTTGATTTCTTAGTACCAGAGACTGTCAATCTTTTAAAACGAGTTCAAAGAATCATGCATAATAATGTTGTATCTCCTATATCCCTAGATGTTATTTTTAAGCGGATTggttttgtcattaaaaaattgatggtgcattttgttatattttgaatatatatacAAATGTGTTGAATAAAGGGCTATCAACTGTGTGTTTTGTTTGACTAAACTTTATATACCTCATAGCTCAACTCCAAATTACAAGACTTCCCTTCTTGAAATTTAAAGGTTAACCAAAAAAAACCTTATATTCAATATGACCTTAAATATTATAAGGtgacaaa
Coding sequences within it:
- the LOC123894512 gene encoding serrate RNA effector molecule-like isoform X2 — its product is MAEVITNIPSDSLDKSPTSSAPPPPPPPPSSSAADSDLPPHSHPPPHSSYRRRDYRRDDRDFDRPPNRRDYYERNMSPPPRDRDRDFKRRRSPSPPYRDRRYSPPPRRSPPHYNYKRSRRGGSPRGGYGPDDRSGYDHYGGYDRGGRGGYDRGGRGGYDRGGRGGNDRGGRGGYADDRSYGRFENRSAAGYQNGISDMEYNRGYADLPSGGAQREGLMSYKQFIQELEDDILPTEAERRYQEYRTEYISTQKRAYFNAHKDEEWLKDKYHPTNLLTVIERRNESARQLAKDFLLDLQSGTLDINPGLSASSSSKSGQASEPNSDEEADGKRRRHGRGSNKQSDFSAAPMTHPISSEPKRIQADVQQAQSLVHKLDTEKGIGDNILCSSDHSKADDKSHSGSAGPTIIIRGLTSVKSLEGVELLDTLITYLWRIHGVDYYGLIETTDAKGFRHVRPERTGHAETGNSGSEWEKKLDSFWQGRLNGQDPLEVMAAKEKIEAAAVEVLDPYIRKIRDEKYGWKYGCGAKGCTKLFHAAEFVYKHLKLKHPELALEQTSKLREDLYTQNYMNDPDAPGGKPVMQQPQKDNKPLNRRLGMEGRLRDDRGNRRDHERNDRINDGDRPDSPSRERQSKPLEMGNNDETMYDAYAGPGVPPFSSDMPPPVLMPVPGAGPLGPFVPAPPEVAMQMLREQGGPSSYDASGRNMRSGPHIGGPAPIIAVPPAFRPDPRKMRSYQDLDAPDDEVTVIDYRSL
- the LOC123894512 gene encoding serrate RNA effector molecule-like isoform X1; protein product: MAEVITNIPSDSLDKSPTSSAPPPPPPPPSSSAADSDLPPHSHPPPHSSYRRRDYRRDDRDFDRPPNRRDYYERNMSPPPRDRDRDFKRRRSPSPPYRDRRYSPPPRRSPPHYNYKRSRRGGSPRGGYGPDDSRSGYDHYGGYDRGGRGGYDRGGRGGYDRGGRGGNDRGGRGGYADDRSYGRFENRSAAGYQNGISDMEYNRGYADLPSGGAQREGLMSYKQFIQELEDDILPTEAERRYQEYRTEYISTQKRAYFNAHKDEEWLKDKYHPTNLLTVIERRNESARQLAKDFLLDLQSGTLDINPGLSASSSSKSGQASEPNSDEEADGKRRRHGRGSNKQSDFSAAPMTHPISSEPKRIQADVQQAQSLVHKLDTEKGIGDNILCSSDHSKADDKSHSGSAGPTIIIRGLTSVKSLEGVELLDTLITYLWRIHGVDYYGLIETTDAKGFRHVRPERTGHAETGNSGSEWEKKLDSFWQGRLNGQDPLEVMAAKEKIEAAAVEVLDPYIRKIRDEKYGWKYGCGAKGCTKLFHAAEFVYKHLKLKHPELALEQTSKLREDLYTQNYMNDPDAPGGKPVMQQPQKDNKPLNRRLGMEGRLRDDRGNRRDHERNDRINDGDRPDSPSRERQSKPLEMGNNDETMYDAYAGPGVPPFSSDMPPPVLMPVPGAGPLGPFVPAPPEVAMQMLREQGGPSSYDASGRNMRSGPHIGGPAPIIAVPPAFRPDPRKMRSYQDLDAPDDEVTVIDYRSL